The Kitasatospora paranensis genome has a window encoding:
- a CDS encoding AAC(3) family N-acetyltransferase translates to MALEAGLYSQEELTDHLRMLGIREGEILLVQASARAVGAVRERSRTVVAALRQALGPRGTLVAYTATPENSTTSLLHRLATRALGPAELHDFRAAMLPHDPATTPASPTMGRIAEEIRLQPGSVRSAHPQTSFSAVGPRAEELMSDHALDCHLGDRSPVRRLYDEGARVLLVSVPWSCCTVFHLAEYWQPDPPMQSYATVVKDDRGARQWVGFRAPSLETGHFERMAADITAESPDLTATGRLGDAACVLMPIAESVDMAAKWLLNQPR, encoded by the coding sequence ATGGCTCTGGAGGCCGGGTTGTACTCCCAAGAGGAGCTGACGGACCATCTGCGGATGCTCGGCATCCGGGAGGGCGAGATCCTGCTCGTCCAGGCCTCCGCGCGGGCCGTCGGCGCCGTCCGGGAGAGGTCCCGGACGGTCGTCGCGGCCCTGCGGCAGGCGCTCGGTCCGCGGGGGACCCTGGTGGCCTACACGGCCACCCCGGAGAACTCCACCACGTCCCTGCTGCACCGGCTGGCCACCCGCGCCCTCGGTCCGGCCGAACTCCACGACTTCCGGGCGGCCATGCTGCCGCACGACCCGGCGACCACCCCGGCATCGCCCACCATGGGGCGGATCGCCGAGGAGATCAGACTGCAGCCCGGCTCGGTGCGCAGCGCCCATCCGCAGACCTCCTTCAGCGCGGTCGGCCCGCGGGCGGAGGAACTGATGTCCGATCATGCGCTCGACTGCCATCTGGGTGACCGCTCCCCGGTCAGGCGGCTGTACGACGAGGGGGCCCGGGTCCTCCTGGTCAGCGTGCCCTGGTCCTGCTGCACGGTCTTCCACCTCGCCGAGTACTGGCAGCCGGACCCGCCGATGCAGTCCTACGCCACGGTCGTCAAGGACGACCGCGGGGCCCGGCAGTGGGTGGGCTTCCGTGCGCCGAGCCTGGAGACCGGCCACTTCGAGCGGATGGCCGCCGACATCACGGCCGAATCCCCCGACCTGACTGCCACGGGCCGGCTCGGGGACGCCGCCTGTGTCCTGATGCCGATTGCGGAGAGCGTGGATATGGCAGCCAAATGGCTTCTCAACCAACCACGTTGA
- the fxsT gene encoding FxSxx-COOH system tetratricopeptide repeat protein, producing the protein MTAKQTWGRPAAEPEDRTNDDRQGRIITFYSYKGGTGRTMALANTAWILASNGFRVLTVDWDLEAPGLGRFFHPFLAPDAVAGTTGVMDLFAEYLDEARRPVEREPDWHEDFARIHPHAISLAWRFPGTGGVDYVPAGQINRDYSVNRIDWDELYERFEGRRFLQSLREDMRRHYDYVLIDSRTGLTDTADICTVEMPDDLVVCFTLSDQSIDGAARIAHTVDGRYADRGIRILPVPMRIDENEKEKADAGRALVRVRFAGLPNGVPEIDLNHYWASVEIPYRPFYSYEEILAPFGDQRGQPASMLSACERLTAVITRDRVTTLGPMDELERLRNLESFIRRRPTAPADLYLSYVPEDRVWADWISSVLTDAGFRVRSRDLGVGADPRASTEEGIDAAYRTVAVLSSSYLVSPQAQALWERIVSADPSGTRRQVIPVRVGDVRLTAPFNNRNPVDLVGRDETQAALTLLRALGHNEPVLAERSPAAPRFPGTRPRYWSVPQRNPSFTGRIGVLDDLREQLVGGPTAVLPTPQTLYGLGGVGKTQIALEYAHRYMSHYDLVWWIDAEQPESVVHDLSELADALGLRVGESVNEAAEAAREALRRGSPTSRWLLIFDNADEPSDIRRYFPGDTAGHVLITSRNHGWSGQAGVLSVDVFTRGESIDHLRRRVRGLARADADRVAEAVGDLPLAVEVAAAWLDTTHTPVDVYIAQLQAEATKALAAGDTPADYPRPVGATWNVSIARLREQSPAAVRLLQLLAFFAPEPISLTLFYNDQMTRALAPYDEELTDSFMLGKVMQAVNRYALAKTDASSNTFQVHRLVQAVVRSGMSEVERQDAMHDVHRILVSARPALGDTDDPANWPAFEKIWPHLLPSRAQDCDERETRELLIDRVRYLWKRVDLERALTLARQLDASWSERYGTESNPGERRFLRRQILSLNFQLANVLRTQGAYDEALDLDRATLAGQKELLGDHNAFTLMTAGSLGADLRALGRFQEALILDIDTYNQFRELFGDDNPRTLSVTNNLAIDHRLVGNTQLARDLDQETFDRRAAVLGPRHPYTLSSKSNLARDLREMGDYKGSAELLREVTEQLDEILQPDAPENLRNAKSLAVSLRRAGEVREARRISEQTYERYVAQYGPDNADALACRLNLAADHSAAGDKETARDIAAEAYEGYRRLLGDQHPFTFACQNNLAVYLRGSGDVAAAVRHAEEAVAGLTHSLAPDHPYTLNATINLANALADDHQLARAEELGRAAYAGLQNRYGPDHPDAVVCWLNLAVTLRRTGRQEEAETVRRQAIAALIQLFGDDHPTVVSARGWQRINRDLEPQPL; encoded by the coding sequence ATGACCGCGAAGCAGACCTGGGGCAGGCCCGCAGCCGAGCCGGAGGACCGCACCAACGACGACCGGCAGGGCCGGATCATCACCTTCTACTCCTACAAGGGCGGTACCGGGCGCACCATGGCGCTCGCCAACACCGCCTGGATCCTGGCCAGCAACGGCTTCCGGGTGCTCACCGTCGACTGGGACCTGGAGGCTCCGGGCCTCGGCCGGTTCTTCCACCCCTTCCTCGCCCCGGACGCCGTCGCCGGGACCACCGGTGTGATGGACCTCTTCGCCGAGTACCTCGACGAGGCCCGCCGCCCGGTGGAGCGCGAGCCCGACTGGCACGAGGACTTCGCGCGGATCCACCCGCACGCCATCTCGCTGGCCTGGCGGTTCCCCGGCACCGGAGGCGTCGACTACGTGCCGGCCGGCCAGATCAACCGCGACTACTCGGTCAACCGGATCGACTGGGACGAGCTCTACGAGCGCTTCGAGGGGCGGCGGTTCCTCCAGTCGCTGCGCGAGGACATGCGCCGCCACTACGACTACGTGCTGATCGACAGCCGGACGGGCCTCACCGACACCGCCGACATCTGCACCGTCGAGATGCCCGACGACCTCGTGGTCTGCTTCACCCTCAGCGACCAGAGCATCGACGGCGCGGCCCGCATCGCGCACACGGTCGACGGCCGCTACGCCGACCGGGGCATCCGCATCCTGCCCGTGCCGATGCGCATCGACGAGAACGAGAAGGAGAAGGCCGACGCCGGCCGCGCCCTCGTCCGGGTCCGCTTCGCCGGGCTGCCCAACGGCGTCCCGGAGATCGACCTCAACCACTACTGGGCCTCCGTCGAGATCCCGTACCGGCCGTTCTACTCCTACGAGGAGATCCTCGCCCCCTTCGGCGACCAGCGCGGACAGCCGGCCTCGATGCTCTCCGCCTGCGAACGGCTCACCGCGGTCATCACCCGCGACCGGGTCACCACCCTCGGCCCGATGGACGAACTGGAGCGCCTGCGCAACCTGGAGTCGTTCATCCGCCGCCGGCCCACCGCGCCCGCCGACCTCTACCTCAGCTACGTGCCGGAGGACCGGGTCTGGGCCGACTGGATCTCCTCGGTGCTTACCGACGCCGGCTTCCGGGTCCGCTCCCGCGACCTGGGGGTCGGCGCGGATCCGCGCGCCTCCACCGAGGAGGGCATCGACGCCGCGTACCGGACGGTCGCCGTGCTGTCCTCCTCCTACCTCGTCTCCCCGCAGGCCCAGGCCCTGTGGGAGCGGATCGTCAGCGCGGACCCGAGCGGCACCCGCCGCCAGGTCATCCCCGTCCGGGTCGGCGACGTCCGGCTGACCGCGCCCTTCAACAACCGCAACCCGGTCGACCTGGTCGGCCGCGACGAGACCCAGGCCGCGCTGACCCTGCTGCGCGCCCTCGGCCACAACGAGCCGGTGCTCGCCGAACGCTCCCCGGCCGCGCCGCGCTTCCCCGGCACCCGGCCCAGGTACTGGTCCGTGCCGCAGCGCAACCCCTCGTTCACCGGCCGCATCGGCGTCCTCGACGACCTGCGCGAGCAGCTGGTCGGCGGCCCCACCGCCGTACTGCCCACCCCGCAGACCCTGTACGGCCTCGGCGGTGTCGGCAAGACCCAGATCGCGCTGGAGTACGCCCACCGCTACATGTCCCACTACGACCTGGTCTGGTGGATCGACGCGGAGCAGCCGGAGAGCGTCGTCCACGACCTCTCCGAGCTCGCCGACGCCCTCGGCCTGCGCGTCGGCGAGAGCGTCAACGAGGCCGCCGAGGCGGCCCGTGAGGCACTGCGCCGCGGCAGCCCCACCTCCCGCTGGCTGCTGATCTTCGACAACGCCGACGAGCCCTCCGACATCAGGCGCTACTTCCCCGGCGACACCGCCGGACACGTGCTGATCACCTCGCGCAACCACGGCTGGTCCGGCCAGGCCGGCGTGCTCAGCGTCGACGTCTTCACCCGTGGTGAGAGCATCGACCACCTGCGCCGCCGGGTCCGCGGCCTGGCCCGGGCGGACGCCGACCGGGTCGCCGAGGCGGTCGGCGACCTTCCGCTCGCCGTCGAGGTCGCGGCCGCCTGGCTGGACACCACCCACACCCCGGTCGACGTGTACATCGCCCAGCTCCAGGCGGAGGCCACCAAGGCGCTCGCCGCGGGCGACACCCCCGCCGACTACCCGCGGCCGGTCGGCGCGACCTGGAACGTCTCCATCGCCAGGCTCCGCGAGCAGTCCCCGGCGGCCGTCCGGCTGCTGCAGCTGCTGGCGTTCTTCGCTCCCGAGCCGATCTCGCTCACCCTCTTCTACAACGACCAGATGACCCGGGCCCTCGCCCCCTACGACGAGGAACTCACCGACAGCTTCATGCTCGGCAAGGTCATGCAGGCGGTGAACCGGTACGCGCTGGCCAAGACCGACGCCTCCAGCAACACCTTCCAGGTGCACCGCCTGGTGCAGGCCGTCGTCCGCAGCGGCATGTCCGAGGTGGAGCGGCAGGACGCCATGCACGACGTGCACCGCATCCTGGTCAGTGCCCGGCCGGCCCTCGGCGACACCGACGACCCGGCCAACTGGCCGGCGTTCGAGAAGATCTGGCCGCACCTGCTGCCCTCCCGGGCCCAGGACTGCGACGAGCGGGAGACCCGCGAACTGCTCATCGACCGCGTCCGCTACCTCTGGAAGCGCGTCGACCTCGAACGTGCCCTCACGCTCGCCCGTCAGCTCGACGCCTCCTGGAGCGAGCGCTACGGGACGGAGTCCAACCCCGGCGAGCGGCGGTTCCTGCGCCGCCAGATCCTCAGCCTCAACTTCCAGCTCGCCAACGTGCTGCGCACCCAGGGCGCCTACGACGAGGCACTCGACCTGGACCGGGCGACCCTCGCCGGACAGAAGGAGCTCCTCGGCGACCACAACGCGTTCACGCTGATGACGGCCGGCTCGCTCGGGGCCGACCTGCGCGCCCTCGGGCGCTTCCAGGAGGCGCTGATCCTGGACATCGACACCTACAACCAGTTCCGCGAGCTGTTCGGCGACGACAACCCGCGCACCCTGTCCGTCACCAACAACCTCGCCATCGACCACCGGCTGGTCGGCAACACCCAGCTCGCCCGCGACCTCGACCAGGAGACCTTCGACCGGCGCGCCGCGGTGCTCGGCCCCCGCCACCCGTACACCCTCTCCAGCAAGTCCAACCTCGCCCGCGACCTGCGCGAGATGGGCGACTACAAGGGCTCCGCGGAACTCCTCCGGGAGGTCACCGAGCAACTCGACGAGATCCTCCAGCCCGACGCACCGGAGAACCTCCGCAACGCCAAGTCCCTCGCCGTCTCGCTCCGCCGCGCCGGAGAGGTCCGCGAGGCCCGCCGGATCAGCGAGCAGACCTACGAGCGGTACGTGGCGCAGTACGGCCCCGACAACGCCGACGCGCTCGCCTGCCGGCTCAACCTGGCCGCCGACCACAGTGCCGCCGGCGACAAGGAGACCGCCCGGGACATCGCGGCCGAAGCCTACGAGGGCTACCGGCGGCTGCTCGGCGACCAGCATCCGTTCACCTTCGCCTGCCAGAACAACCTGGCCGTCTACCTGCGCGGCAGCGGCGACGTCGCGGCCGCCGTCCGGCACGCCGAGGAGGCTGTCGCCGGCCTCACGCACTCCCTCGCCCCCGACCACCCGTACACCCTCAACGCCACCATCAACCTCGCCAACGCCCTCGCCGACGACCACCAGCTGGCCAGGGCCGAGGAGCTCGGCCGGGCCGCCTACGCCGGCCTCCAGAACCGCTACGGCCCGGACCACCCCGACGCCGTGGTCTGCTGGCTCAACCTCGCCGTCACCCTGCGCCGCACCGGACGCCAGGAAGAGGCGGAGACCGTGCGCCGACAGGCCATCGCCGCGCTGATCCAGCTCTTCGGCGACGACCATCCCACCGTCGTCTCCGCCCGCGGTTGGCAGCGGATCAACCGCGACCTTGAGCCCCAGCCGCTCTGA
- a CDS encoding alpha/beta fold hydrolase: MFLLHGTPGSRVGPVPRSSVLARLGMRLISFDRPGYGESARMPGRRVAAAAEDVAAIADAFGLDGFAVLGRSGGGPHALACAALLPDRVERVAALVSLAPRHADGLDWYGGMTRSNVREYTDVERGEEHFVDTFRFRSGLIRDNPHALINDLVPELPPTDRALVSDAGIRRMLLATYQEAFRYGADGWIDDVLAFTAPWGFEVESIAAPTRLWHGAADQFSPVDHSRWLADHIPRADLYLEPGAAHFGALKVMTEALKWAAG, from the coding sequence GTGTTCCTGCTGCACGGCACGCCCGGCAGCAGGGTCGGGCCGGTGCCGCGCAGCAGCGTGCTGGCGCGGCTCGGGATGCGGCTGATCTCGTTCGACCGGCCGGGCTACGGCGAGTCCGCCCGGATGCCGGGCCGCCGGGTGGCGGCTGCCGCCGAGGACGTGGCGGCCATCGCGGACGCGTTCGGGCTGGACGGCTTCGCGGTGCTCGGCCGCTCCGGCGGCGGCCCGCACGCACTGGCGTGCGCCGCGCTGCTGCCGGACCGGGTGGAGCGGGTGGCGGCGCTGGTGAGCCTGGCGCCGCGGCACGCGGACGGCCTGGACTGGTACGGCGGGATGACCCGTTCGAACGTCCGGGAGTACACCGACGTGGAGCGCGGCGAGGAGCACTTCGTCGACACGTTCCGCTTCCGGTCGGGGCTGATCCGGGACAACCCGCATGCGCTGATCAACGACCTGGTGCCCGAACTGCCGCCCACCGACCGGGCACTGGTCTCCGACGCGGGGATCCGCCGGATGCTGCTGGCGACCTACCAGGAGGCGTTCCGCTACGGCGCGGACGGCTGGATCGACGACGTGCTGGCGTTCACCGCGCCGTGGGGCTTCGAGGTCGAGTCGATCGCGGCGCCGACCCGGCTGTGGCACGGGGCCGCGGACCAGTTCTCGCCGGTCGACCACTCCCGCTGGCTGGCCGACCACATCCCCCGTGCCGATCTCTACCTGGAGCCGGGGGCGGCGCACTTCGGCGCGCTCAAGGTGATGACGGAGGCACTGAAGTGGGCGGCGGGCTGA
- a CDS encoding DUF4231 domain-containing protein, giving the protein MTTGPVRSIGWVREDDLLPELFWAADSSSLQGQRRAVALARWELVLLVAAAAAGSADGTGWAWAAAFAYLCTVAMAALVSRQNPQGLWYEGRAVAESVKTLSWKYAVRADSYQPPPKKLPDAERLYAIQLDGILGEFETDRVIPQMSRVRADLLAWRGSARHPQITERMQQLREQPLTVRRDVYLRERVHAQRTWYQQKARQCANAGRRAGRLGILLPLVGLVLAVLRALGYFSYDALGTVSAVAASVSAWAQLRQYRPQAAAYSLAASELALVERQLDQLKPDSEDAEETWARLARDAEDAISREHTTWQARREVRSLDVPN; this is encoded by the coding sequence ATGACCACGGGACCGGTACGTTCGATCGGCTGGGTGCGCGAGGACGACCTGCTGCCGGAGCTGTTCTGGGCGGCGGACTCGTCGTCGTTACAGGGCCAGCGGAGGGCGGTGGCCCTCGCCCGCTGGGAGCTGGTGCTCCTGGTGGCGGCCGCCGCGGCCGGCTCCGCCGACGGCACCGGGTGGGCCTGGGCGGCGGCGTTCGCGTACCTGTGCACGGTGGCGATGGCCGCGCTGGTCAGCCGGCAGAACCCGCAGGGGCTCTGGTACGAGGGCCGGGCGGTCGCCGAGTCGGTGAAGACGCTGTCCTGGAAGTACGCGGTGCGGGCCGACTCCTACCAGCCGCCGCCCAAGAAGCTGCCCGACGCCGAACGCCTGTACGCGATCCAACTCGACGGGATCCTCGGCGAGTTCGAGACCGACCGGGTGATCCCGCAGATGAGCCGGGTGCGGGCCGACCTGCTGGCCTGGCGGGGCTCGGCGCGGCATCCGCAGATCACCGAGCGGATGCAGCAGCTGCGCGAGCAGCCGCTCACCGTCCGCCGCGACGTGTACCTGCGGGAGCGGGTGCACGCCCAGCGCACCTGGTACCAGCAGAAGGCCCGGCAGTGCGCCAACGCCGGGCGGCGGGCCGGGCGGCTGGGCATCCTGCTGCCCTTGGTCGGGCTCGTGCTGGCGGTGCTGCGGGCGCTGGGGTACTTCAGCTACGACGCGCTGGGCACCGTCTCCGCGGTGGCCGCCTCGGTGTCCGCCTGGGCCCAGCTGCGGCAGTACCGGCCGCAGGCCGCCGCCTACTCGCTGGCGGCATCCGAACTCGCTCTGGTGGAGCGGCAGCTGGACCAGCTGAAACCGGACTCCGAGGACGCCGAGGAGACCTGGGCCCGGCTGGCCCGGGACGCCGAGGACGCCATCTCGCGGGAGCACACGACCTGGCAGGCGCGCCGCGAGGTGCGCAGCCTGGACGTGCCCAACTGA
- a CDS encoding metal-dependent transcriptional regulator has protein sequence MSGLIDTTEMYLRTILELEEEGITPMRARIAERLEQSGPTVSQTVGRMERDGLLRVAGDRHLELTEEGRRLAVRVMRKHRIAECLLVDVIGLEWEQVHEEACRWEHVMSETVERKVLAMLGHPTQSPYGNPIPGLDELGDTKAEGEGFDAALLTLDALAGQDAAASVVIRRIGEPIQTDEDLMRTLRRAGVRPGATVLVSPMVGGVLVGEGDSAAELGKDIAAHVFVAQA, from the coding sequence ATGTCCGGTCTGATCGACACCACAGAGATGTACCTTCGCACCATCCTGGAGCTGGAGGAGGAGGGCATCACGCCGATGCGCGCCCGGATCGCGGAGCGGCTCGAACAGAGCGGCCCCACGGTCAGCCAGACGGTCGGCCGGATGGAGCGCGACGGCCTGCTGCGCGTCGCCGGCGACCGCCACCTGGAACTCACCGAGGAGGGCCGGCGCCTCGCGGTGCGCGTGATGCGCAAGCACCGCATCGCCGAGTGCCTGCTCGTCGACGTGATCGGCCTGGAGTGGGAGCAGGTCCACGAGGAGGCCTGCCGCTGGGAGCACGTGATGAGCGAGACGGTCGAGCGCAAGGTGCTCGCCATGCTCGGCCACCCCACCCAGTCCCCGTACGGCAACCCGATCCCCGGCCTCGACGAGCTCGGCGACACCAAGGCCGAGGGCGAGGGCTTCGACGCCGCGCTGCTCACCCTGGACGCCCTCGCCGGGCAGGACGCGGCCGCCAGCGTGGTCATCCGGCGGATCGGCGAGCCGATCCAGACCGACGAGGACCTGATGCGAACGCTGCGTCGCGCCGGGGTCCGCCCGGGCGCCACGGTGCTGGTCTCCCCGATGGTCGGCGGCGTGCTCGTCGGCGAGGGCGACAGTGCCGCCGAGCTCGGCAAGGACATCGCGGCCCACGTCTTCGTCGCGCAGGCGTAG
- a CDS encoding bifunctional DNA primase/polymerase, whose product MDNTPGARDQGLPPLLIEAVSYAEDRHWEVVPGTRLIDGDGPARCSCGDRSCPLPGAHPAEDDWRRRASAGPGVVRRWWTEQPSSSILLPTGSAFDVLDVPEVAGCLALARMERMGLQLGPVVAVPAAAGLPGRRLHFLVLPGVAAKLPEMLRKLGWAPGRLDLVARGEGDFVVAPPSRIGPFGFAQWARPPSAINRWLPDAEELVNPLAYACGREAQPAAVRQPQPAVAGRR is encoded by the coding sequence GTGGACAACACCCCAGGAGCCCGTGACCAGGGCCTGCCCCCGCTCCTCATCGAAGCCGTCAGTTACGCGGAGGACCGCCACTGGGAGGTCGTCCCCGGGACGCGGCTGATCGACGGCGACGGCCCCGCCCGCTGCTCCTGCGGCGACCGGAGCTGCCCCCTGCCGGGCGCGCACCCCGCGGAGGACGACTGGCGGCGCAGGGCGAGCGCCGGCCCCGGGGTGGTGCGCCGCTGGTGGACGGAGCAGCCCTCGTCCTCGATCCTGCTGCCCACCGGCAGCGCCTTCGACGTGCTGGACGTACCGGAGGTCGCGGGCTGCCTCGCGCTGGCCCGGATGGAGCGGATGGGTCTGCAGCTGGGCCCGGTGGTGGCCGTCCCCGCGGCGGCGGGGCTCCCCGGCCGGCGCCTGCACTTCCTGGTGCTGCCGGGGGTGGCGGCCAAGCTGCCCGAGATGCTGCGCAAGCTCGGCTGGGCACCCGGACGGCTGGATCTGGTCGCCCGCGGCGAGGGTGACTTCGTGGTGGCCCCGCCGTCCCGGATCGGCCCGTTCGGCTTCGCGCAGTGGGCGCGGCCGCCGTCCGCGATCAACCGCTGGCTGCCGGACGCCGAGGAGCTGGTCAATCCGCTCGCCTACGCCTGCGGCCGGGAGGCCCAGCCGGCGGCCGTCCGGCAGCCGCAGCCGGCCGTGGCGGGCCGTCGCTGA
- a CDS encoding ABC transporter substrate-binding protein produces the protein MRRNGSPDDHQPTSRRITDRPGLRRRAAALATAAALAPALLATSACGGPADAASAAGDLTVMTWAPSGTGSTDRPGMTALADAVGRDINAKGGLHGRQLRVLTCNEHNTAEGAAACTRQAVDAKAVAVIGSYSQYGSTFIPTLEAAGIPYLGGYGLSTPEFSSPLSYPVAGGTPALIAGSGRQLVAAGCKNVALVRPDTRAGDTMVGFLDAALRPAGIRLTDVKAPERSNDYTPIARQAVGDDRSGNCVTVALGAEPTANLLDPLRRLNPKHTALASVVGSFQQSVVDATGGDSGPLGGAYATGWFPPESSPVWDALRDTVKTYGNGVAIDVADPGVQTTWVAYEVFRAAAKRVDAAKPLTAKTLRTVLDSGDPIETNGATPPLNWGMTSMLPSADSPRLVNTSVTFQQVRGGRLVDQQQGFVDVRWVLAGGKPPA, from the coding sequence ATGAGGCGGAACGGATCGCCCGACGACCATCAGCCCACCAGCCGACGGATCACCGACCGCCCAGGCCTCCGCCGCAGAGCAGCCGCCCTCGCCACCGCCGCGGCCCTCGCACCCGCCCTGCTGGCGACCTCCGCCTGCGGCGGCCCCGCCGACGCCGCCTCCGCCGCCGGCGACCTGACCGTGATGACCTGGGCCCCGTCCGGCACCGGGTCCACCGACCGGCCGGGCATGACCGCCCTCGCCGACGCCGTCGGCCGGGACATCAACGCCAAGGGCGGCCTGCACGGCCGGCAGCTGCGCGTCCTCACCTGCAACGAGCACAACACCGCCGAGGGTGCCGCGGCCTGCACCCGGCAGGCGGTGGACGCCAAGGCGGTGGCGGTGATCGGCTCGTACAGCCAGTACGGCAGCACGTTCATCCCCACCCTGGAGGCGGCCGGCATCCCGTACCTGGGCGGCTACGGCCTCTCCACGCCCGAGTTCTCCAGCCCGCTCTCCTACCCGGTCGCCGGCGGGACGCCCGCGCTGATCGCGGGCAGCGGGCGGCAGCTGGTGGCGGCGGGCTGCAAGAACGTCGCGCTGGTGCGGCCGGACACCCGGGCCGGCGACACCATGGTCGGCTTCCTGGACGCCGCGCTGCGCCCCGCCGGCATCCGGCTGACCGACGTGAAGGCCCCGGAGCGGTCGAACGACTACACCCCGATCGCCCGGCAGGCCGTCGGCGACGACCGCAGCGGGAACTGCGTCACCGTCGCCCTCGGCGCCGAGCCGACCGCCAACCTGCTCGACCCGCTGCGCCGGCTGAACCCCAAGCACACCGCGCTGGCCTCGGTCGTCGGCAGCTTCCAGCAGTCCGTGGTGGACGCCACCGGCGGTGACAGCGGCCCGCTCGGCGGCGCGTACGCCACCGGCTGGTTCCCGCCCGAGTCCTCGCCGGTCTGGGACGCGCTGCGGGACACCGTGAAGACCTACGGCAACGGCGTCGCGATCGACGTCGCCGACCCCGGCGTGCAGACCACCTGGGTCGCGTACGAGGTGTTCCGGGCCGCAGCGAAGCGCGTCGACGCGGCCAAGCCGCTCACCGCCAAGACGCTGCGCACCGTGCTGGACAGCGGCGACCCGATCGAGACGAACGGCGCGACACCCCCGCTGAACTGGGGCATGACCAGCATGCTGCCCAGCGCGGACTCCCCGCGCCTGGTCAACACCTCGGTGACCTTCCAGCAGGTCCGCGGCGGCCGGCTGGTCGACCAGCAGCAGGGCTTCGTGGACGTCCGCTGGGTGCTGGCCGGGGGCAAGCCCCCGGCGTGA
- a CDS encoding SCO4402 family protein: protein MSDTTDSSYRSANTSSRSGRRSSTMGGMPLNDLPWWRWRARIRSALHMLSDPGFQQHAWLAGQNGYGDVTDAVYRLVEDTWLDRWSAEKYVGTIVRDAAEAAAVDAAVLRVLRVLHQVGADAPAGAYLGHAGWPEAVRAAREAHVLLAVNDGEDPDTPPRSLEILRILTQAA from the coding sequence ATGTCCGACACCACAGATTCTTCGTATCGGTCCGCCAACACCTCTTCTCGTAGCGGCCGTCGCTCCAGCACCATGGGCGGCATGCCGCTCAACGATCTCCCCTGGTGGCGCTGGCGGGCCCGGATCCGCTCGGCGCTGCACATGCTCTCCGACCCGGGCTTCCAGCAGCACGCATGGCTGGCCGGCCAGAACGGCTACGGCGACGTCACCGACGCCGTCTACCGCCTGGTCGAGGACACCTGGCTGGACCGCTGGTCCGCCGAGAAGTACGTCGGCACGATCGTCCGCGACGCGGCCGAGGCCGCCGCGGTCGACGCCGCCGTGCTGCGGGTGCTGCGGGTGCTGCACCAGGTCGGTGCGGACGCCCCGGCAGGCGCGTACCTCGGGCACGCCGGCTGGCCGGAGGCCGTCCGGGCCGCCCGCGAGGCGCACGTCCTGCTGGCCGTCAACGACGGCGAGGACCCGGACACCCCGCCGCGCAGCCTGGAGATCCTCCGCATCCTCACCCAGGCCGCCTAG
- the purU gene encoding formyltetrahydrofolate deformylase codes for MAETPGSAQYVLTLSCPDKQGIVHAVSSYLFMTGCNILDSQQFGDADSGLFFMRVHFSAEEPVTVEKLRASFAAVGASFHMDWRIDPTAERMRIVLMVSKFGHCLNDLLFRTRIGALPVEIAAVVSNHTDFRELTESYGIPFHHIPVTRDTKAQAEQQVLDLVAEERVDLVVLARYMQVLSDDLCKALSGRVINIHHSFLPSFKGAKPYHQAHARGVKLIGATAHYVTADLDEGPIIEQEVARVTHDVTPDQLVALGRDVECQALARAVKWHSERRVLLNGSRTVVFT; via the coding sequence GTGGCAGAGACTCCGGGCAGCGCACAGTACGTCCTCACGCTCTCCTGCCCGGACAAGCAGGGGATCGTGCACGCGGTGTCCAGCTACCTCTTCATGACCGGCTGCAACATCCTGGACAGCCAGCAGTTCGGCGACGCCGACAGCGGGCTCTTCTTCATGCGGGTGCACTTCTCGGCCGAGGAACCGGTCACCGTGGAGAAGCTCCGGGCGAGCTTCGCCGCGGTCGGCGCGTCCTTCCACATGGACTGGCGGATCGACCCGACGGCCGAGCGGATGCGCATCGTCCTGATGGTGTCGAAGTTCGGCCACTGCCTGAACGACCTGCTCTTCCGCACCCGGATCGGCGCCCTTCCGGTGGAGATCGCCGCCGTGGTCTCCAACCACACCGACTTCCGCGAGCTCACCGAGTCGTACGGGATCCCCTTCCACCACATCCCGGTGACCCGGGACACCAAGGCGCAGGCCGAGCAGCAGGTGCTGGACCTGGTCGCCGAGGAACGCGTCGACCTGGTCGTGCTGGCCCGCTACATGCAGGTGCTCTCGGACGACCTCTGTAAGGCGCTGTCCGGCCGCGTGATCAACATCCACCACTCGTTCCTGCCGAGCTTCAAGGGCGCGAAGCCGTACCACCAGGCGCACGCCCGCGGCGTCAAGCTGATCGGCGCCACCGCCCACTACGTGACGGCCGACCTCGACGAGGGCCCGATCATCGAGCAGGAGGTCGCCCGGGTGACCCACGACGTCACCCCCGACCAGCTGGTCGCGCTCGGCCGCGACGTCGAGTGCCAGGCGCTGGCCCGTGCGGTCAAGTGGCACAGCGAGCGCCGGGTGCTGCTCAACGGAAGCCGGACGGTCGTCTTCACCTGA